Within Eggerthella sp. YY7918, the genomic segment TTCCCTACTTCTGGGGGTTTACGAAAGGGAGCTTTGCACATATACTTTGATTTGTCCTAGAAATGCGTAATCGCCCTTACTGTTCTTGAGCGAGCACGACAACCGAGAGTGAGGCGGCAGCCATGAATGCGCTTAGCACGATGCTTCTCATAGCGGAAACGTTTGTTGAGCTCTGCGAAGAAACGCCACTCAAGAAGGTATCCATTAGCGACATCATCGCCAGAACGGGCAAGAACAGGAAGACCTTTTACTATCACTTTGAGAACAAGGACTGCCTGATCACGTGGATATTCCGTTACGATCTGGGGCAAGAGCTAAAAAGGTGCTTCCCTGAAAGCGCCTTGGTTTACGAGGAACACACCAACGATTCCGCTTCAATGTTCCCGTACTATATTATGCAGAAGTCGGGCGTGCGTTCGCTCGATCACTCCAAGTTCTTCGATTGCTTCGGCAAGGTGTTGGAATCTCGGCGGCGCTTCTACACGCAAGCGCTTCTTGACAACAATCCCTACTCGCTGCGCAACTACCTTTACAACCTGTATTTGCCGGCGCTGCGCCGCGACATTCATACCATTTTGGCCAACCGCTACCTCCCCGAGGAAAACATTCAGTTTCTGGCCGAGTTCTACACATGCGCGTTTTTGTACTACCACATCAGGAAGTGCGATCAGCCGGGCGTAGAGCATTTGACGGGCCAGTCGGGACCTTTCGCGAACATCATTCACAGTTCTATCGAGATGCAAATCAAGGAAGCGCAACTGCGCCGCAATTTGTAGATCGCCGCAAGCTCGTCCCGCGAGAAGCACAGAATCGAATCACCGGCTCGTCCAATGAAGTTCGACATTATGTGTCACATCGTTGAACGCGCTTTGCACCACGTCTTGTCCACTGGGATCTTTCACCATGGCAATTATGCCCGAAATCCAAATGGTGGCCCCATCCTTTCGAAACGCTTGGCATTTGAAAGGTATCTGCTTTTCTCCCACCGCAAGCTTCGCAATGCTGGAACGCTGTTTTTCCTCGACCTCGGGTGGGAATAGCTTGAAGGGGTCGTCGCCTGCATACGCCAAAAAGTCTTCGTTATCGGTGCACCCGAATATGTTGCATCCTGTGCGATTCATCGATATGAGCCGGGTTTTACCGTCGGCCGAGAAGCGCACAACACCGCAGGGAATAGCCTCGTACAGTCTTTTGTAGGCCGAAGCCTGCTCTTCAAACATCAAACGGGCTTCATGTTCTGCGGTTACATCAACCAACACAGCCACT encodes:
- a CDS encoding TetR/AcrR family transcriptional regulator C-terminal domain-containing protein — protein: MNALSTMLLIAETFVELCEETPLKKVSISDIIARTGKNRKTFYYHFENKDCLITWIFRYDLGQELKRCFPESALVYEEHTNDSASMFPYYIMQKSGVRSLDHSKFFDCFGKVLESRRRFYTQALLDNNPYSLRNYLYNLYLPALRRDIHTILANRYLPEENIQFLAEFYTCAFLYYHIRKCDQPGVEHLTGQSGPFANIIHSSIEMQIKEAQLRRNL